The following proteins are encoded in a genomic region of Deltaproteobacteria bacterium:
- a CDS encoding ABC transporter substrate-binding protein has product MKTRSNYPDTSLGNKICGVTVNESPGRSTRKPALRTASTCSRSTSQKVRSCPARTNRPPIMPPTWPAPTRIMRIGLKFLPRRNNNRDPFSMPTLARLQSPTSNVIFRQILAIRSHVRSPRPRQWERARVRAKELNVRESLSFLTLIFIFNCTLFIQSVFAQERVRIAWAGSTPSNTPTWVAEQKGFLKRNGLNAELINISASTIVVQALLTGEVDMTIGTSATLVTSRLAGADTVVIFANVPHFVDHVVSAPNITSVEQLRGKIGGVNRLGTTSDSGLRIGLRRFGIDPDKDTQIIAAGENPQRLAALTKGIVQYTIISEPHVREAEKLGFKDLIDFGTMKIPFHWNCLVTTERVIKAKRPMVAKVVKAFSEAIHYIKTDKEGAKAIIGKNLKMTDPEGLERAYRGYNAAFPEIPKPSTDGVKTLLDDMAPKNPKAASADPRTFVDQSFVQELENAGFYKQLYKK; this is encoded by the coding sequence ATGAAGACAAGATCGAACTATCCCGACACTTCGCTGGGAAATAAAATCTGCGGCGTGACCGTGAACGAATCGCCGGGCAGATCGACGCGCAAGCCGGCGCTGCGCACAGCTTCGACATGTTCGCGATCGACATCGCAAAAAGTTAGATCATGCCCGGCGCGCACCAACCGCCCGCCAATAATGCCGCCGACCTGGCCCGCGCCGACTAGAATCATGCGCATCGGATTAAAATTCCTTCCACGCCGTAATAATAATCGTGATCCCTTCTCAATGCCAACTCTCGCCAGATTGCAGAGCCCGACGTCAAACGTTATATTCCGCCAAATCTTAGCTATCCGCTCCCACGTCCGATCCCCTCGCCCACGCCAGTGGGAGAGGGCTAGGGTGAGGGCAAAGGAGTTAAATGTGCGCGAGTCGTTATCATTTCTAACTCTCATCTTTATTTTCAATTGTACATTGTTCATTCAATCCGTATTCGCTCAAGAGCGCGTGCGCATCGCCTGGGCCGGCAGCACGCCGTCCAACACACCCACCTGGGTGGCCGAGCAAAAAGGCTTTCTCAAAAGGAACGGTTTGAACGCCGAGCTGATCAACATCAGCGCCAGCACCATCGTCGTCCAGGCGCTGCTCACCGGCGAAGTCGACATGACCATCGGCACCTCGGCGACGCTGGTCACGTCGCGCTTGGCCGGCGCCGACACGGTCGTCATCTTTGCCAACGTGCCACACTTCGTCGATCACGTCGTCAGCGCGCCCAACATCACCAGCGTCGAACAGCTGCGCGGCAAGATCGGCGGCGTCAACCGCTTGGGCACGACTTCGGATTCCGGACTGCGTATCGGCCTGCGCCGCTTCGGTATCGATCCCGACAAAGACACCCAGATCATCGCCGCCGGCGAAAACCCCCAGCGCCTGGCCGCGCTGACTAAAGGCATCGTGCAATACACAATCATCAGCGAACCGCACGTGCGCGAGGCGGAGAAATTGGGCTTCAAAGATTTAATCGACTTCGGCACCATGAAAATTCCCTTTCACTGGAACTGTCTGGTCACCACCGAGCGCGTCATCAAAGCTAAGCGGCCGATGGTCGCCAAAGTCGTTAAGGCTTTCAGCGAAGCGATCCATTACATCAAGACCGACAAGGAAGGTGCGAAGGCGATCATCGGCAAAAATCTAAAAATGACCGACCCCGAAGGTTTGGAGCGCGCCTACCGCGGCTACAACGCCGCCTTCCCGGAAATCCCCAAGCCGTCCACCGACGGCGTTAAAACATTACTCGACGACATGGCGCCGAAAAATCCTAAAGCCGCCAGCGCCGATCCGAGAACCTTCGTCGATCAGAGCTTCGTCCAAGAGCTGGAGAACGCCGGTTTTTACAAACAGCTCTACAAAAAATAG
- a CDS encoding extracellular solute-binding protein, translated as MRRVVLAIVTGLVVSLANAAEPNPEWQRLVAAAKKEGRVVIGAPPGSDFRIETQAALKKRFDLDSEFIQSPGPSLMSKIVAEKQAGAASVDAFLIGPCTGNSLLKSDVYEPLAPAMILPEVKDPAKWFGGHLWADNQSGKNLLYSFVAQMTPSIYYNTNLVKPQDVRSYNDLLDTKWKGKIGLRDPRVPGGGLAMWAFLLDTKGEEYIRKLAQQELFVSRNARQIADALAKGSLAMTIGVGYRDFDAFLDANLPVKHLPTFKEGTYVSGGNGILGIVKGAPHPNAAKVFFNWLLSREGQDLHNRTAQQPSRRLDVDAKGLDGQAAKDMLTVEEFRRVQNFTEDKCNNSWTPGAKLAEAVLK; from the coding sequence ATGAGACGAGTAGTTCTTGCCATTGTGACGGGCTTAGTTGTTTCGCTTGCCAACGCGGCTGAACCAAACCCGGAGTGGCAACGGCTAGTCGCGGCGGCGAAGAAGGAAGGCCGAGTTGTCATCGGCGCGCCGCCGGGGAGCGATTTTCGCATCGAAACGCAGGCGGCGTTGAAGAAACGTTTCGATCTCGACAGCGAATTTATTCAATCGCCGGGGCCGAGCTTGATGAGCAAGATCGTCGCCGAAAAGCAGGCGGGCGCGGCTTCCGTCGATGCCTTCTTGATCGGCCCTTGCACCGGCAACTCGCTGCTCAAATCGGATGTCTACGAGCCGCTGGCGCCGGCGATGATTCTTCCCGAAGTCAAAGATCCGGCGAAATGGTTCGGCGGTCATCTATGGGCGGATAATCAGAGCGGCAAAAATTTGCTCTACAGCTTTGTCGCGCAGATGACGCCGTCGATTTATTACAATACCAATTTGGTCAAGCCCCAGGATGTACGCAGTTACAACGATCTGCTCGATACCAAATGGAAAGGCAAGATCGGTCTGCGCGATCCGCGCGTGCCGGGCGGCGGATTGGCCATGTGGGCGTTTCTGCTAGACACCAAGGGCGAGGAGTACATTCGCAAGCTGGCGCAGCAAGAGTTGTTCGTCAGCCGCAACGCGCGCCAGATCGCCGACGCTTTGGCGAAGGGCAGTTTGGCGATGACCATTGGCGTGGGCTACCGCGACTTCGATGCCTTTCTCGACGCCAATTTGCCGGTGAAACATTTGCCGACGTTTAAAGAAGGAACCTATGTCAGTGGGGGCAACGGTATCCTCGGCATCGTCAAAGGCGCGCCGCACCCCAATGCGGCAAAGGTGTTTTTCAATTGGCTGCTCAGCCGCGAAGGACAAGACCTGCACAACCGCACCGCGCAACAGCCGTCGCGCCGGCTCGATGTCGATGCCAAGGGGTTGGATGGCCAGGCGGCCAAGGATATGCTGACGGTGGAAGAGTTTCGCCGCGTGCAAAATTTCACTGAAGATAAATGCAACAATTCGTGGACGCCGGGAGCGAAGCTGGCGGAGGCGGTACTGAAGTAA